A single genomic interval of Acidobacteriota bacterium harbors:
- a CDS encoding M48 family metallopeptidase, translating to MKSSKKVLSVFVLNIFLLTIFQPIGFSAQTPIKDHKNSYPPSEDVKLGRQAATEVEKQLPLLNDREVDAYIAGLGGRIVASLPGKYQFSEFRYSYKVVNVKDLNAFALPGGYTYVNRGLIEAAKNEGELIGVMAHEISHVALRHGTLQYAKGKKVGTWATIAAIGGLIVGGEALGSAIYSGFGVYFLKFSREYEKEADLLGAQTMARAGYDPRDLANMFKTLEQQGGKGGPEFLSDHPNPGNRFEYINREAEMLQVRDSNVSNRDFLRIREKLSGMGRARSMEEVSKGTRAPASSRSRPGDPPSRSLKSYTDQRGTVRVNYPDNWDAYASQDSVSFAPAWAIEGTDITRGAIVGTYVPNARKRGYLTLDQALNKVVAMLQENNNYLREEGDRRSERLSGKTALGTFLRGTNHAGDSERVYVVARQSGDNIVYMVFISPEREFRQYEPAFNSMLSSYTINERLR from the coding sequence TGAAATCTTCAAAAAAAGTTCTCAGCGTTTTCGTTTTAAATATTTTTTTGCTGACCATTTTCCAGCCAATAGGTTTTTCCGCACAAACCCCAATTAAAGACCATAAAAATTCTTACCCGCCATCGGAAGATGTGAAGCTTGGCAGACAAGCCGCAACAGAGGTGGAAAAACAACTTCCTCTATTAAATGACCGCGAGGTTGATGCCTATATTGCAGGATTAGGTGGACGAATCGTTGCATCGCTTCCAGGCAAGTATCAATTTTCCGAGTTTCGGTATTCCTATAAGGTGGTTAATGTTAAAGACCTGAATGCCTTTGCCTTGCCGGGCGGATATACCTATGTCAATCGCGGATTAATCGAAGCCGCGAAAAATGAAGGGGAATTGATTGGTGTCATGGCTCACGAAATCAGTCACGTTGCCTTGCGACATGGAACTTTGCAATATGCCAAAGGGAAAAAGGTCGGAACCTGGGCGACGATTGCTGCCATCGGCGGATTAATTGTCGGGGGCGAGGCGTTGGGAAGCGCCATTTACAGCGGTTTTGGCGTCTACTTTTTGAAGTTCAGCCGGGAATATGAGAAGGAAGCCGACCTTTTAGGTGCGCAAACCATGGCGCGCGCCGGATACGACCCGCGAGACCTGGCAAATATGTTTAAAACCTTGGAACAACAAGGAGGCAAAGGCGGGCCCGAATTTTTGAGCGACCACCCCAATCCCGGAAACCGTTTTGAATATATTAACCGCGAAGCCGAAATGTTGCAGGTTAGAGATTCAAATGTCAGCAATCGGGATTTTTTAAGAATCCGCGAAAAACTCAGCGGGATGGGGCGCGCGAGATCGATGGAAGAGGTTTCCAAAGGCACACGCGCGCCGGCAAGTAGCCGAAGTCGTCCAGGTGATCCCCCCTCACGTTCTTTAAAATCCTACACCGATCAAAGAGGGACGGTTCGGGTTAATTACCCGGACAATTGGGATGCTTATGCGAGCCAGGATAGCGTGAGTTTTGCGCCCGCCTGGGCTATCGAAGGAACCGATATTACGCGAGGCGCAATAGTCGGAACCTATGTACCCAATGCCAGAAAACGCGGCTACCTGACCTTGGATCAGGCGCTCAATAAAGTGGTGGCGATGTTGCAGGAGAATAATAACTATCTTAGGGAAGAGGGCGACCGGCGCTCGGAGCGGCTTTCTGGTAAGACGGCGCTTGGAACATTTCTCAGAGGAACCAATCATGCCGGTGATTCGGAAAGAGTGTATGTGGTAGCGCGACAAAGCGGCGACAATATTGTTTATATGGTTTTCATCTCGCCGGAGCGTGAATTTCGCCAGTATGAACCGGCGTTTAATTCAATGCTTAGCAGCTACACGATTAATGAACGTCTGAGATAG